TGCTAAGCCTGTTTCTTTATTCGGTTCGTCCGCTTTACATCTGTGAGTTAGATCCAGACATCGTTTTGTGCGGTGAGTGAGCTGTCGGCATCTCCGGTGTTGACGACTCCTTTGGGTTCGACAATCAATACCTGACACTCTTGCTCGGCATAGGGTTTGTGCTCTGCGCCCTTGGGCACAACCAGCATATCACCTTCTTTCAGATGCTCAGTGCGGTCCCGAAAGGCAATCTGCATCTCGCCGGAAAGCACGATGAACACTTCGTCGGTGTCGGGGTGATCGTGCCAGACAAATTCCCCCTGAAGTTTCACCAGTTTGAACTGATAGTCGTTCATTTCAGCAATGACTTTAGGAGTCCAGTGCTCTGAAAATAGTGCCAGCTTTTCGGCAAAATTGATCGTAGTGTGTGACATGGTATTTCCTTATGGTGACGGACATAAGAGAGAAGCCTTACCCGGCTGGATAAGGCCCAGAGATTAGTTGAGTCGTGAAACCACAAAATAGGGATTCAGATAGGACTCTTTTTGATTGTATAGCAGTGGGCTGCCATCCAGCTGGGTCACGGTTGCACCAGCGATCTTCGCTACTGCGTGTCCTGCACCGGTATCCCACTCACTGGTTGGGCCTAAACGCGGGTAGACATCAGCAGCACTTTCAGCGACCAGACACAGTTTTAATGAACTGCCTTTTGGCACCATGTTCACATCGTCAAACTGTGTGAGATACTCAGCTAAATCAGGCGATGGGTGAGAGCGTGAGCCAACCACCTGGATGGTGCCCTGGTTGGCTTTACGGGTGACTTTCAGCTCAATGCGTGCTTCGTCACACTCTTTAAAAGCGCCGATGCTGTTGGCGGCGAAGTAACTCACGTTCAGTGCCGGTGCATGGACCACGCCCATGACGGGTTCGCCATTTTCAATTAAAGCGATGTTGACCGTGAACTCACCGTTTTTCTTAATAAACTCCTTAGTGCCGTCGATGGGGTCGACCAGCCAGTAACGTTGCCAGGTCTGGCGTTCCTGCCAGCTGATCTCTGCGCTTTCCTCACTGAGGATCGGTAAATCCGGGGTAAGGGCTTTCAGGCCCGCTGTGATCACGTCATTAGCGGCTAAGTCGGCGTCGGTCACCGGGCTTTTGTCGTCTTTATACTCAACGTTAAAGTCTTTGGCATAGATGGTGAGGATCTTGTCTCCGGCGCGTCGTGCCAGATTCACTATTTCCTCGAGTAAGTCGGTGTCGTTCATGGTTTTTCCTTGGTACTACAGATGGATTATCTCGCGCTGTTGTAGATACGCTACCAGCTGTTGCACCGATTGGTCCAGACTATTTTCACCGGTATTAATGCGGATCTCCGGGTTTGTTGGTGGCTCATAGTCAGAGTCTATGCCAGTAAAGTGTTTGATCTCACCGGCACGGGCTTTTTTATATAACCCTTTTGGATCGCGTTGTTCACACACCTCCAGCGGTGTATCCAGATACACTTCAATAAACTCGGCGTCTTCAACCAGCTCACGAACCATGTCACGCTCAGCCTGGAAGGGTGAGATAAAGGCGGTGAGGACGATCAGGCCGGCATCGACCATGAGTTTACTCAATTCACCCACACGACGAATGTTTTCGACTCTATCTTCGTCGCTGAATCCGAGGTCTTTACACAGACCATGACGCACATTGTCACCATCGAGTAAATAAGTGTGGGCACCCAGTTGCTGCAGGGCACTCTCCAGTGCGTTGGCCACGGTGCTTTTACCCGAGCCAGAATAGCCAGTAAACCACAAAATAACCGGACGGTGGCCTTTTTGTTCGCTGCGATGTGTTTTATTCACGGCATAGTTATGCCAGACAATATTCGTATCCATAATTCCTATCCACTAAAACGGGAAAACTAACGGGATCAGCGTCAGCACAGTGATCGAGTAAATGATTGAAAGCGGCAGGCCGACGGTCACATAGTCTTTGATCCGGTAATTGCCTGCACTGTATACCATCAGATTAGTCTGATAGCCAAAAGGGGAAATAAAACTGGCCGATGCGCCAAAGGCGACTGCCATCACAAATGGCAGCGGGTTCACACCAAAACCAATCGCCAGTGCGTATGCCACGGGAAATGACAACGCAGCGGCTGCATTGTTGGTGATCAATTCAGTGAACACTACCGTCATCACAAAAATGGCGATAAAAGCACCATACGGACCAAAGTCGCCCAGGACATAAAACAGCGCATCGGAAATCTGCCCGGCTAAGCCGGTGTCTATCATCAGCTTCGCCAGACCAATCGCACTGCCGACAATGGCAAGCAATTCAATAGGAAAACGACGTTTCATTTCGCTGACTTTGATGGAGCCAAACAGCACCAGGCCAAGTAATAAAACCATCAGGCCTTTGACTAAAGGCACAACATCGAAGATACCCAGGCCGAGCACGGCAACAAAGGCAGCCATCACTTTATTCGATTGTGGCTGCGTTAAATGGGTTTGCAGATCCAGACCAGAGATATAAACAAATTCGCGTTTTAGATCCGGCAGCTGATAAAAATCTCCGCCAGGGGCGAGGATCAAAGAATCTCCTGCTTGTAGTTTGACCTGGCCCAGGCCACCGGGCAGACGGTCGTGACCACGACGAATGGCAATCACCGCGGCATGAAACTGTTCGCGAAAGCGGATCTCTTTGAGTGTTTTGCCTAGAAACTTAGACGACTGGCTGATCACGACTTCCACCAGGTGTTCGGCATCTTTTTCATGTTTGTCATGCACCACCTGCAAGCCATCGAAGCGGCGCAATAAAGGTACGGACTTGATGTCGCCAACAAACAGCAGTACATCACCCTGTTGTATTTCCTGTTGTGGTGTGACCGCACAAATACGGCGCTCGCCGCGGATGATCTCAGCGAGGAATAAGTCCCGCAGATCACGCAGGCCGTTTTCTTCAACTGTCCGGCCAATCAGTTTAGAGCCCGCGGTGACTTTGCCTTCCAGGTAAAAAGGCACAACTTCTTCTTCTTTACGGCCGTGATCGGGCAAAAACTTCAGTAATAAAATGATGGTAACCAGGCCCACACCCAGCGCGCCAATACCGACCAGCGTAAAGTCAAAAAAGCCCAAAGGTGCCATACCGGCCTCAATGGCGAAACCATTAACGATTAAATTGGTTGAGGTGCCGATCAGGGTCAGCGTCCCCCCCAGGATAGCGGTATAGGACAGTGGCAATAATAGCTTAGATGGAGAATGGGTTTTACTGTCTTTGATGGTACTGATCAAAGACGCCACCACGGCGGTGTTGTTGGTAAAAGACGATAAAAAGGCCGTGGATAATCCCAGTTTCATTACCGAGCGTGCCAGCGAGCCGTTGGCCAGTGAACGCGCCAGGTATTGTACCAGGGTGGTTTTTTCGATGGCGATAGATACCAGAACCAGCAAAACCAGGGTGATCAGCGACGGGTTCGCATAATTGACCAGCATGGTTTCCAGATCGATGAGCCCGGCCAGGTAAGCGCTGCTGATTGCGCCTACAAATAACCAGGCCGGGTTGAGCCGCGTGCCAAAAAGACACGCGACCAGCACGAGCATGATGCCTGTTAAGATGATCTGCTCTAGCAGCATAGATAACTCCCGTTAACAGGCATACAGCCGTTACTTCAGCTTGCTTAAATCAAGCGCTTGCCAGTGTGGGAAGTGCTTGCGAACCAGGGCATTCAGCTCCAGCTCAAATTCGCTGAACTGTTGCTTCTCACTGACTTGCTCATCCAGAATGGCATCGATCATGCCTGCGCCTACGGTCAGGTTGCTCAGACGGTCAATCAGGATAAAGGCACCCGTTTCGTGGTTATCACGATACACATCGGCAGCAATGGTTTCCGTCAGCTCAAGTGTAACGATTGCAATTTCGTTTAGTTGCAGGCTGTCAGCCTTGCCATGCTCCAGAGTATTGACGTCAATGGTGTGGTCAATCTGCTTCACGATGGCAGCTGTACTCTTCGCGCCCAGCTTGAAGTTGTACGTTTTGCCCAGCACCAGAGGCGCCTCGTGCATCCATACCAGCTTGGCCTGGATCAGGTTGGTTGCCTTAGTCGATGAGTCTGCCGGGACAATTACATCACCACGACTGACATCCACTTCGTCATTCAAAGTGATGGTCAGTGCCTGACCGGTTTCAGCTTGCTCTAGGTTACCGTCGAACGTCACCAGTTCTTTGATGGTGCTGGTTTTACCCGAAGGTAAAATCTTAACCGCCTGACCAACAGTTAGCGCGCCAGAAGTCAACGTGCCCTGAAAACCACGGAAGTCCAGATTAGGGCGTACTACATACTGCACCGGGAAGCGGGCTTCAAATGCACTGTTTGGTTCAGCTGCCGGAGAGTCTTCCAGTAGCGCCATCAGTGGCTGATCGGTGTAGTAAGGCGTGTGCTCAGAGCGAGTCACAACATTGTCACCTTTCAGGGCTGAAATTGGCACAAACTTGATGTCATTGACGTCCAGTTGCTCAGCAAACTTCAGATAATCGGCTTTGATTTTCTCGAACACGGCTTCATCAAAGTCAACGATGTCCATTTTGTTGATGGCCACAACAAATTGCTTGATACCCAGTGAGTCACAGATAAAGCTGTGGCGTTTGGTTTGGATCTGTACACCATAGCGGGCATCCACCAGAATAATCGCCAGATCACTGGTTGAAGCACCCGTTACCATGTTGCGGGTATACTGTTCGTGTCCCGGTGTATCAGCGATGATGAACTTGCGCTTCGCAGTTGAGAAATAGCGATACGCCACATCAATGGTGATCCCTTGTTCTCGCTCTGCCTGCAAACCATCAACCAGCAACGCCAGATCCAGCTCTTCACCAGCGTTACCCACTTTTTCATTGTCTTTGTGTAGCGCCGCCAACTGATCTTCATAGATTTGATGGCTGTCGTGCAGCAAGCGGCCGATCAGGGTGGATTTACCATCGTCTACACTGCCGCAGGTCATCATGCGTAACAGGCTTTTGTCCTGTTGGCGTGATAAGTAGGTTTCAATCCCCAGTTCTTTTACTTCATTTGCGGTAGACATTAGAAATACCCCTCACGTTTTTTCTTCTCCATTGACCCGGATGAGTCATGGTCGATGACCCGGCCTTCACGCTCGGAAGAGGTCGATAACAACATTTCTTCGATGATCCCGGTCAGGGTGTTTGCTTCTGACTCAACTGCACCGGTCAGCGGGTAGCAACCCAGTGTACGGAAGCGTACCGACTTCATTTCAGGCACTTCACCTTCTGCCAGCGGCATACGTTCGTCGTCGACCATGATTAACGTACCATCACGCTCAACCACAGGGCGCTTCTCTGCCAGATACAACGGCACGATCTCAATGTTCTCCTGGTAGATGTATTGCCAGATATCCAGCTCAGTCCAGTTTGACAGCGGGAATACACGGATACTTTCGCCCGGGTTCACCTGACCGTTGTAGGTATTCCACAGCTCAGGGCGCTGATTTTTAGGGTCCCAGCGATGGTGTTTGTCGCGGAAAGAATAGACACGTTCTTTCGCGCGCGATTTCTCTTCATCACGGCGCGCACCACCAAATGCGGCATCGAAGCCGTACTTGTTTAATGCCTGTTTAAGGCCCTGGGTTTTCATGATGTCGGTGTGCTTGGCTGAGCCGTGCGTGAATGGACCAACGCCCATTTCTAACCCTTCCGGGTTTTTATGCACAATCAGGTCAAAGTTATATTCTTTGGCCAGACGATCTCGAAACTCAATCATCTCGCGGAATTTCCAGTCCGTATCTACATGCAGCAGAGGGAAAGGGATCTTTGCCGGAAAAAACGCTTTACGTGCTAAGTGAAGGAGTACCGATGAGTCTTTACCGATGGAGTAAAGCATCACTGGGTTTTCAAACTCAGCAGCGACTTCGCGAATAATCTTTATACTTTCAGCCTCAAGTTGCTGAAGGTGAGTTAAAGCCATTGTCGTCGTCCTACTTAATACTAAAAATAAAGTGGTTCATGCGTCAGGCGATCTTAGCGAGCGGCTGAGCGTAACTTGCAATTTGTTCTGTTTTACCAAACCAGGCCAGTTCCTGATGCAATGCAGCGACCTCGCCAATGATCAGTAATGCCGGTGACTGGATATTATTGGCTTCGATTTGTGCTGCCAGCTGGCCAAGCTCAGTGGTCACAACACGCTGCGATTTGCGGGTGCCATTTTCGACGATGGCCACCGGCGTGTGTTCACTGCGGCCATGGGCGAGTAATTGGGCCTGAATATGTGGAGACTTAATGACCCCCATATAAATGGCCAGTGTTTGATTCGGTTTGGCCAGCGACTGCCAGTCCAGCTCCTGGCCCTCTTTTTTACAGTGTCCTGTGACAAACTGAATCGCCTGAGCGTGGTCTCGATGTGTAAGCGGAATACCTGCATAGGCACTGCATCCCGCAGCAGCTGTGATGCCCGGGACGATCTGATAGCGGATGTTAGCCGCAGCCAGTACCTGAACTTCTTCGCCACCCCGGCCATAAATGAACGGGTCACCGCCTTTGATACGGCATACCTTTTTACCTTGCTGGGCCAGCTCAACCAACATCTGATTGGTGTCTTCCTGTTTAACACTGTGGTGTCCGGCACGTTTACCGACACAGATGAGGTCGGCATCGCGTCTGACCAGTTCCATAATTTCATCGGACACCAGGTAGTCATACACCACAACATCAGCTTGTTGCATTAATTGCAGCGCTTTGAGCGTCAGTAGTTCCGGATCGCCCGGGCCTGCGCCTACGACATAGACTTCGCCTTGTGGCTCTGCGGTGTCGTCCAGCATGTCATGCAGCTGCTGTTGCGCACCTTGTGTGTCCCCGCTTTGTACTTTACTGACGACGTGTGAGTCGAATACTCGCTCCCAGAATTGACGGCGATCAGCAAAATGCTTAAAACGGCCTTTGACCTTGTCTCTGAATCCGCCAACCAGTTCAGCCAGTGGGCCAATATGCTGTGGGATCAGGGTTTCGAGTTTTTCCCTTAAGCGGCGCGCCAATACCGGCGCAGTGCCGGCACTGGAAATCGCAATTGTAATTGGGTTGCGGTCGACGATAGACGGGAAAATAAAGCTGCACTTTGGCTGGTCATCAACCACATTGACGAAAATATTGCGCGCATCCGCTGCATCGCGCACCTGCGCGTTGACGTCATCGTTGTCGGTGGCAGCAATAACCAGCGCCATGCTGTCAACGGCGTCGGCGCTAAAGTAGGCTGTTTTCAGGTGCAGTTCGCCTTCTTCAGACAACTGCATGAGTTCGTCACAGAATTCAGGGGCCAGTACAGTTACGTCGGCGCGTGCTTTCAGCAATGCGCGGATCTTTCTCAGAGCAACTTCACCGCCGCCGACGACCAGCACGGGTTTGTTGTCCAACTTGGTAAAGATAGGTAAGTACTGCACGCTGTTGCCCCTTAAACATCGTAAAACTTGATATAAGCCAACTCTGGCTTTTTCTAGAGTGGCAGAATATCCCGCGTACTGGCAGGGAAAAAATAACTTAAACCCAGTTTTTATAACTAAAAGTTATATCAAACGGAGCAAAAGGGCTTACCTCATATATATCAAGGGGTTTAGCGTGATAGCACACACTTGTTCACAGTTATAGCTATTGGTTATGAGTTATAATTTCCACAATTTCGCGTTTGCCGGGCGTTTTGGCACCCCTGTGAAGCGCTATGTTTGCTGTTTTCTGACCAGGTGACAGGGGCTGCTCAGTAACATTTGACCGATGTACACTCATAAAAGGTGCGGACAAATGTCCTGTGGTCCGGTAGGGCAAGCAGCTAACGTTGAGGTCCGACTCATATGATGCAGCTTGTCCACAGAGCAGGGTGCACTTAAAAGGAAACCAATATGAAAATGCAAGCCGTCGCACGCGAGGTGCTTGGATTAATGGATCTGACGTCGTTAAACGAGCAAGATAACGAGGCCAGCATCATTGCGTTGTTAGACAGCATTCGTCCGGAATTAGGGCTACCCGCAGCCGTATGTGTGTATCCCCAGTTTGTCGCGCTGTGCAAACAGGAATTAAGCCGCCGAGGCTGGACTGAGGTAAAGGTCGCGACTGTGACCAACTTTCCCTGTGGTAAGCATTCTTTGCAACAGGTGCTGACACAAACGAAAGAGGCGTTACAGGCCGGAGCCGATGAGATTGATCTGGTGATGCCTTATCTGCAGTTACAGGCGGGCGATCCGGATACGCCATGGCAATATGTGCGCTCCAGCAAACAGTTGTGTGGTACTCAGGCTAAGTTGAAAGTGATCATTGAATCCGGTGAACTTGAAAATACGCAACAAATCGCCCAGGCCAGCGATGTTGCGATTCTGGCCGGTGCCGACTTCATCAAAACCAGTACTGGTAAGGTGCCGGTGAACGCCACACTGGAGGCAACCAGAGTCATGCTGGAACGGATCCATGTGTCGGGTAAAGCGATTGGCTTTAAAGCTGCCGGTGGGGTTAAAAGCGTCGAGCAAGCAAGTAATTACTTACAACTTGCGAAAGAGATAATGGGTGATGACTGGCTGACTGCCGAGCATTTTCGGTTTGGTGCGTCGAGTTTATTGCAAGATGTCCATCGGCAACTGGACAGTGCAGACTAGCGGAGAGTAGCGTGAAGCATGAGCAGGCAGTAATACGTGACAGTGAGCGTGAAAAACTGCAGCTGGAGCATGGCGCTGCCAAATTGTTCATGCGCAGTTATGAGCGGCTGACGCACACGCCGATGCGCCACATCTGGCATAACCAACCTGCCAAACCTGATGTCAGCTGTTACCTGGCACAGTCGCGCCTAGATATTGAAGTAGCACACCTTTATGCCAGTGAAACGGAGGCCATGGCC
Above is a genomic segment from Pseudoalteromonas rubra containing:
- a CDS encoding cupin domain-containing protein; translated protein: MSHTTINFAEKLALFSEHWTPKVIAEMNDYQFKLVKLQGEFVWHDHPDTDEVFIVLSGEMQIAFRDRTEHLKEGDMLVVPKGAEHKPYAEQECQVLIVEPKGVVNTGDADSSLTAQNDVWI
- the cysQ gene encoding 3'(2'),5'-bisphosphate nucleotidase CysQ; protein product: MNDTDLLEEIVNLARRAGDKILTIYAKDFNVEYKDDKSPVTDADLAANDVITAGLKALTPDLPILSEESAEISWQERQTWQRYWLVDPIDGTKEFIKKNGEFTVNIALIENGEPVMGVVHAPALNVSYFAANSIGAFKECDEARIELKVTRKANQGTIQVVGSRSHPSPDLAEYLTQFDDVNMVPKGSSLKLCLVAESAADVYPRLGPTSEWDTGAGHAVAKIAGATVTQLDGSPLLYNQKESYLNPYFVVSRLN
- the cysC gene encoding adenylyl-sulfate kinase, whose amino-acid sequence is MDTNIVWHNYAVNKTHRSEQKGHRPVILWFTGYSGSGKSTVANALESALQQLGAHTYLLDGDNVRHGLCKDLGFSDEDRVENIRRVGELSKLMVDAGLIVLTAFISPFQAERDMVRELVEDAEFIEVYLDTPLEVCEQRDPKGLYKKARAGEIKHFTGIDSDYEPPTNPEIRINTGENSLDQSVQQLVAYLQQREIIHL
- a CDS encoding SLC13 family permease — its product is MLEQIILTGIMLVLVACLFGTRLNPAWLFVGAISSAYLAGLIDLETMLVNYANPSLITLVLLVLVSIAIEKTTLVQYLARSLANGSLARSVMKLGLSTAFLSSFTNNTAVVASLISTIKDSKTHSPSKLLLPLSYTAILGGTLTLIGTSTNLIVNGFAIEAGMAPLGFFDFTLVGIGALGVGLVTIILLLKFLPDHGRKEEEVVPFYLEGKVTAGSKLIGRTVEENGLRDLRDLFLAEIIRGERRICAVTPQQEIQQGDVLLFVGDIKSVPLLRRFDGLQVVHDKHEKDAEHLVEVVISQSSKFLGKTLKEIRFREQFHAAVIAIRRGHDRLPGGLGQVKLQAGDSLILAPGGDFYQLPDLKREFVYISGLDLQTHLTQPQSNKVMAAFVAVLGLGIFDVVPLVKGLMVLLLGLVLFGSIKVSEMKRRFPIELLAIVGSAIGLAKLMIDTGLAGQISDALFYVLGDFGPYGAFIAIFVMTVVFTELITNNAAAALSFPVAYALAIGFGVNPLPFVMAVAFGASASFISPFGYQTNLMVYSAGNYRIKDYVTVGLPLSIIYSITVLTLIPLVFPF
- the cysN gene encoding sulfate adenylyltransferase subunit CysN, with the translated sequence MSTANEVKELGIETYLSRQQDKSLLRMMTCGSVDDGKSTLIGRLLHDSHQIYEDQLAALHKDNEKVGNAGEELDLALLVDGLQAEREQGITIDVAYRYFSTAKRKFIIADTPGHEQYTRNMVTGASTSDLAIILVDARYGVQIQTKRHSFICDSLGIKQFVVAINKMDIVDFDEAVFEKIKADYLKFAEQLDVNDIKFVPISALKGDNVVTRSEHTPYYTDQPLMALLEDSPAAEPNSAFEARFPVQYVVRPNLDFRGFQGTLTSGALTVGQAVKILPSGKTSTIKELVTFDGNLEQAETGQALTITLNDEVDVSRGDVIVPADSSTKATNLIQAKLVWMHEAPLVLGKTYNFKLGAKSTAAIVKQIDHTIDVNTLEHGKADSLQLNEIAIVTLELTETIAADVYRDNHETGAFILIDRLSNLTVGAGMIDAILDEQVSEKQQFSEFELELNALVRKHFPHWQALDLSKLK
- the cysD gene encoding sulfate adenylyltransferase subunit CysD encodes the protein MALTHLQQLEAESIKIIREVAAEFENPVMLYSIGKDSSVLLHLARKAFFPAKIPFPLLHVDTDWKFREMIEFRDRLAKEYNFDLIVHKNPEGLEMGVGPFTHGSAKHTDIMKTQGLKQALNKYGFDAAFGGARRDEEKSRAKERVYSFRDKHHRWDPKNQRPELWNTYNGQVNPGESIRVFPLSNWTELDIWQYIYQENIEIVPLYLAEKRPVVERDGTLIMVDDERMPLAEGEVPEMKSVRFRTLGCYPLTGAVESEANTLTGIIEEMLLSTSSEREGRVIDHDSSGSMEKKKREGYF
- the cysG gene encoding siroheme synthase CysG, which gives rise to MQYLPIFTKLDNKPVLVVGGGEVALRKIRALLKARADVTVLAPEFCDELMQLSEEGELHLKTAYFSADAVDSMALVIAATDNDDVNAQVRDAADARNIFVNVVDDQPKCSFIFPSIVDRNPITIAISSAGTAPVLARRLREKLETLIPQHIGPLAELVGGFRDKVKGRFKHFADRRQFWERVFDSHVVSKVQSGDTQGAQQQLHDMLDDTAEPQGEVYVVGAGPGDPELLTLKALQLMQQADVVVYDYLVSDEIMELVRRDADLICVGKRAGHHSVKQEDTNQMLVELAQQGKKVCRIKGGDPFIYGRGGEEVQVLAAANIRYQIVPGITAAAGCSAYAGIPLTHRDHAQAIQFVTGHCKKEGQELDWQSLAKPNQTLAIYMGVIKSPHIQAQLLAHGRSEHTPVAIVENGTRKSQRVVTTELGQLAAQIEANNIQSPALLIIGEVAALHQELAWFGKTEQIASYAQPLAKIA
- the deoC gene encoding deoxyribose-phosphate aldolase, which translates into the protein MKMQAVAREVLGLMDLTSLNEQDNEASIIALLDSIRPELGLPAAVCVYPQFVALCKQELSRRGWTEVKVATVTNFPCGKHSLQQVLTQTKEALQAGADEIDLVMPYLQLQAGDPDTPWQYVRSSKQLCGTQAKLKVIIESGELENTQQIAQASDVAILAGADFIKTSTGKVPVNATLEATRVMLERIHVSGKAIGFKAAGGVKSVEQASNYLQLAKEIMGDDWLTAEHFRFGASSLLQDVHRQLDSAD